In the Anastrepha obliqua isolate idAnaObli1 chromosome 1, idAnaObli1_1.0, whole genome shotgun sequence genome, one interval contains:
- the LOC129253282 gene encoding piggyBac transposable element-derived protein 4-like, translating to MLTIFFQHTTWQKCLWIVVAFVGTVRKNKTFIPQELLNPKRDVKSTLFCYHNNNIAMCSYMAKPKKPVIMLSTAHYRQSTDPLKGFKPDQILDYNKFKAGVDTRDQMLTGYSCKRSTNRWPLSMSYNMLDIVGLASFIIYDELNPAKQSDKRRSFIIELARQLVIPHMTKRATNPLVWRFAHIRQAMNLFNIKVPESCPSTSDAAQQQSYAQVASTRENNGV from the exons atgctgacaatttttttccaacataCCACTTGGCAGAAATGTTTATGGATCGTAGTGGCTTTCGTcggtaccgtaagaaaaaataagaccttcattccgcaggaattgcttaacccgaagcgtgatgttaaaagcactttattttgttatcacaataataatatcgctatgtgctcgtatatggcaaagccgaaaaagccagtaattatgttatccactgcccattaccgtcaaagcaccgatccattgaaaggatttaagccagatcaaattttggactacaataaatttaaagcgggggtagatacaagggatcaaatgttgactggcTATTCGTGCAAACGCTCGACAAACCGTTGGCCACTGTCAATGTCTTATAATATGCTTGATATTGTCGGTTTGGCCTCATTcatcatctatgacgagctgaatccggcaaagcagagtgataagaggcgctcatttatcattgaattggcacggcagctagttatcccacatatgacgaaacgcgcgactaacccattagtatggaggtttgctcatataagacaagcaatgaatcttttcaatatcaag gtaccggaatcttgtccatcgacatcagatgcagcacagcaacaatcatatgctcaagttgcttcaacacg tgaaaACAATGGCGTCTAG
- the LOC129235960 gene encoding piggyBac transposable element-derived protein 4-like, with protein sequence MLTIFFQHTTWQKCLWIVVAFVGTVRKNKTFIPQELLNPKRDVKSTLFCYHNNNIAMCSYMAKPKKPVIMLSTAHYRQSTDPLKGFKPDQILDYNKFKAGVDTRDQMLTGYSCKRSTNRWPLSMSYNMLDIVGLASFIIYDELNPAKQSDKRRSFIIELARQLVIPHMTKRATNPLVWRFAHIRQAMNLFNIKVPESCPSTSDAAQQQSYAQVASTRSSCYCYCFFFEKAT encoded by the exons atgctgacaatttttttccaacataCCACTTGGCAGAAATGTTTATGGATCGTAGTGGCTTTCGTcggtaccgtaagaaaaaataagaccttcattccgcaggaattgcttaacccgaagcgtgatgttaaaagcactttattttgttatcacaataataatatcgctatgtgctcgtatatggcaaagccgaaaaagccagtaattatgttatccactgcccattaccgtcaaagcaccgatccattgaaaggatttaagccagatcaaattttggactacaataaatttaaagcgggggtagatacaagggatcaaatgttgactggcTATTCGTGCAAACGCTCGACAAACCGTTGGCCACTGTCAATGTCTTATAATATGCTTGATATTGTCGGTTTGGCCTCATTcatcatctatgacgagctgaatccggcaaagcagagtgataagaggcgctcatttatcattgaattggcacggcagctagttatcccacatatgacgaaacgcgcgactaacccattagtatggaggtttgctcatataagacaagcaatgaatcttttcaatatcaag gtaccggaatcttgtccatcgacatcagatgcagcacagcaacaatcatatgctcaagttgcttcaacacggtcatcgtgctactgctactgcttcttcttcgaaaaagcgacgtaa